One stretch of Eretmochelys imbricata isolate rEreImb1 chromosome 1, rEreImb1.hap1, whole genome shotgun sequence DNA includes these proteins:
- the LOC144279376 gene encoding olfactory receptor 51G2-like — protein sequence MSAVNDTKFKSVVFFLTGIAGQEYLHFWISIPFCFIYVISIVGNSVILFIIKTDPNLHEPMYIFLSMLAVTDFGLLIATIPTILGIFLFNSREISFNACFAQLFFIHSLAKIESSMLLLMAFDRFIAICNPLRYASILTPPRIAKMGLVFVLRGVAVALPFPILLKRFRYCRANVLSHSYCLHQDVMKLACSDITVNYIYGLFTTLFTFGLDSLLIFLSYMMILKTVLSIASHTECLRALNTCVSHLCAVLLFYTPNIGLAVTHRFGNGSSHLLQILLGYVYLLVPPLMNPIVYSVKSKHLRARIIRAFVK from the coding sequence ATGTCAGCTGTCAATGACACCAAATTCAAATCTGTTGTGTTCTTTCTCACTGGCATAGCTGGACAGGAATACCTCCATTTCTGGATTTCTATTCCTTTCTGCTTTATATATGTTATCTCAATAgtaggaaattcagtcattctgttcattataaaGACAGATCCAAACCTTcatgagcccatgtacattttcctttccatgttggctGTCACAGATTTTGGCTTATTGATAGCCACCATACCGACGATACTGGGCATATTCTTGTTTAACTCTAGGGAGATTAGCTTCAATGCTTGTTTTGCTCAGCTCTTCTTCATCCACTCACTTGCAAAAATTGAATCCTCCATGCTGTTACTGATGGCCTTTGACCGTTTCAtcgcaatctgtaacccactgagatATGCTTCCATCTTAACTCCACCAAGAATAGCCAAGATGGGGTTGGTGTTTGTGCTAAGAGGGGTGGCTGTAGCATTACCATTCCCCATTCTCCTGAAACGGTTCCGATACTGTCGAGCCAACgtcctctcccattcctactgCCTGCACCAGGATGTCATGAAGTTGGCTTGTTCGGATATCACAGTCAACTACATCTACGGCTTGTTTACTACTCTCTTCACGTTTGGATTGGACTCTTtgctcatcttcctctcttaCATGATGATCCTCAAAACAGTGCTGAGCATCGCATCCCACACGGAGTGCCTCAGGGCCCTGAACACCTGCGTCTCCCACCTCTGCGCCGTCCTGCTCTTCTACACACCAAACATCGGCCTGGCTGTGACACACAGATTCGGGAATGGTTCTTCTCACTTGCTTCAGATTCTCCTGGGATATGTCTACCTGCTGGTCCCGCCCCTGATGAATCCAATCGTGTATAGCGTGAAAAGCAAACATCTTCGTGCGAGGATAATCAGGGCGTTTGTCAAATGA
- the LOC144279382 gene encoding olfactory receptor 51G2-like: MSAANDTVFNSAVFLLTGIPGQEDVHIWISIPFGLMYAVSIVGNSVILFIIKTDPSLHEPMYIFLSRLAVSDLGLSISTTPTILGIYLFNSREISLNACFAQLFFLHFLAKIESSVLLFMAFDRFVATCNPLRYASILTPPRIAKMGLVFLLRGVAVASPFPFLLKRFQYCRANVLSHSYCLHQDVMKLACSDITVNTIYGMFTTVFTLGLDSLLIFFSYVMILKTVLSIASHTECLRALNTCFSHICAVLLFYIPDIGLAVIHRFGNSSSHLLRVLLEYVYLLVPPLISPIVYSVKSRHLRVRIIRAFVK; encoded by the coding sequence ATGTCAGCTGCGAATGACACCGTATTCAACTCTGCAGTGTTCCTTCTCActgggatacctgggcaggaagaCGTCCACATCTGGATCTCTATCCCCTTCGGCTTAATGTACGCTGTTTCGATAgtaggaaattcagtcattctgttcattataaaaacagatccaagcctccatgagcccatgtatATTTTCCTTTCCAGGTTGGCCGTCTCAGACCTTGGCTTATCGATATCCACCACACCGACAATCCTGGGCATATACTTATTTAACTCTAGGGAGATCAGCCTTAATGCCTGTTTTGCCCAGCTGTTCTTCCTCCACTTTCTTGCAAAAATTGAATCTTCTGTACTCTTGTTCATGGCCTTTGACCGCTTTGTTGCCACCTGTAACCCACTGAGATATGCTTCCATCTTAACTCCACCGAGAATAGCCAAGAtgggattagtgtttttgttaagAGGGGTGGCTGTAGCATCACCATTCCCCTTTCTCCTGAAAAGGTTCCAATACTGTCGAGCCAACGTCCTCTCGCATTCCTACTGCCTGCACCAGGATGTCATGAAGTTGGCTTGTTCAGATATCACAGTCAACACCATCTACGGTATGTTTACTACAGTTTTCACATTGGGGTTGGACTCGCTGCTCATCTTCTTCTCGTATGTGATGATCCTCAAAACAGTGCTGAGCATCGCATCCCACACAGAGTGCCTCAGGGCCCTGAACACCTGCTTCTCCCACATCTGCGCCGTCCTGCTCTTCTATATACCAGACATTGGCCTGGCTGTGATACACAGATTTGGGAATAGCTCTTCTCACTTACTTAGGGTTCTCCTGGAATACGTCTACCTCCTGGTCCCGCCCCTGATAAGCCCAATCGTGTATAGCGTGAAAAGCAGACATCTTCGTGTGAGGATAATCAGGGCCTTCGTTAAATGA
- the LOC144279383 gene encoding olfactory receptor 51G2-like: MSAVNDIKFHFTIFLLTGIPGKEDVYLWISIPFCLMYVISIVGNSVILFIIKTDPSLHEPMYIFLSMLSITDLGLSISTIPTILGMFLFNSREISLDACFAQLFFIHFLQSMESSFLLLMAFDHFIAICNPLRYASILTPWRLSKMGLLCLLRGVVVVLPLPFLLKRFQYCRTNILSHSYCVHQEVMNLACSDITVNSVYGLSTLVLIFGLESLLIFLSYVMIFKTVLNVVSHAECLRALNTCVSHLCAVLLFYIPEMGLSVIHRFGNSSSHLLQFVLGYFYLLVPPLMNPIVYSVKSKQLRARIIRVFIN; the protein is encoded by the coding sequence ATGTCAGCTGTCAATGATATCAAATTCCATTTTACAATTTTCCTTCTCACCGGAATACCTGGAAAGGAAGATGTCTATCTCtggatctctatccccttctgcttAATGTATGTTATTTCAATAgtaggaaattcagtcattctgttcattataaaaacagatccaagcctccatgagcccatgtacattttcctttccatgttgtCCATCACAGACCTTGGCTTATCAATATCAACCATACCGACGATACTGGGCATGTTCTTGTTCAACTCTAGGGAGATCAGCCTTGATGCCTGTTTtgcccagctgttcttcatccacttTCTTCAAAGTATGGAATCTTCCTTCCTCTTGTTGATGGCCTTTGACCACTTCAttgcaatctgtaacccactgagatATGCCTCCATCTTAACTCCATGGAGGTTATCCAAAATGGGACTGCTGTGTTTGCTAAGAGGTGTAGTCGTAGTATTACCACTCCCTTTTCTGCTGAAACGGTTCCAATACTGTCGAACTAATATTCTCTCCCATTCCTACTGCGTACATCAGGAGGTCATGAACCTGGCTTGTTCGGATATCACAGTCAACAGTGTCTATGGCTTGTCTACTCTAGTCTTAATTTTCGGGTTGGAATCGTtgctcatcttcctctcttatgtgatgatcTTCAAAACAGTGCTGAATGTCGTGTCCCATGCGGAGTGTCTCAGGGCCTTGAACACCTGCGTTTCCCACCTCTGTGCCGTCCTGCTCTTCTACATACCAGAGATGGGCTTGTCTGTGATACACAGATTTGGGAATAGCTCTTCTCACTTGCTTCAGTTTGTCCTAGGCTACTTCTATCTGCTGGTCCCACCCCTAATGAACCCCATCGTGTACAGCGTGAAAAGCAAACAACTTCGTGCAAGGATAATCAGGGTGTTCATCAACTGA